The stretch of DNA AGGAATAGGGCGAAGTTTTGATGTTATTTTTGATAGAGAGGAACTCAAAAGAAGAGTAATGATACTTTGTAGATATTTATGTTTTTTAGTAAAAAAAGCAAATGTAAATCCTCTAACTTACGCCATACAAATAAGATATGAATATAGAAACAAATCAAAAGATTATATAAATGTAAATAGAATTTTTAATGAAATGGATTTTAAAACTGAAATGGTAAAACTTTTTGAGCAAACTGATAACCATAAAACACATGGAGTAATACATCTAAATATTACAGTTTTAAATTTTGCAAAAGTAAATGATTATACTTATAATCTTTTTGAATATGAAGCTGATATAAAAAAAAGAGCTTTGACAAATCAGATGCAAAAATTAAGAAATAAATATGGAATTGATATTGTTAAAAATGCTTTTGAACTTAAAGGGTAAAATATTTTGAAGGATAAAACCTTCCAAAATATTTTATTGTAGATTAACCGATTTTTGTAATATAACTTAAAGATACATAAATACCAGCACCCATTAAAGCTGTAACTGGTAAAGTAAAAAGCCATGCAAGTAAAATTGTATTAATTGTTTTTTTCTGAACTCCACCATCTGGTTCTGCAACCATAGTTCCAGCAACAGAACTTGAAACAATATGAGTTGTACTAACAGGTGCATGGGCAAAGTTTGCTAATAAAATAGTTACCATTGCCATTGCTTGAGAAACAGCACCTTGCATATGATTGATTGGTTTAGAACCGATTTTTTCACCAATAGTATGAACAACTCTTTTATAACCTATCATTGTTCCAATACCTATCATTAAAGCAACAGCTATAATAACCCAATAAGGTACATATTCAGTAGAAGTAATCATTTGTTTTCTTTGATCTGCAATATAGTCAGATTTGTCTTTATCTATTGATTTGTAAGCTCTTTCAACTTGTCCAAAGAAGTTATCTGAACATAAAACAGCTGTATGAATTTTCCATCTATCATCTTCTGTAAGTTCAGAATATGATTTTAAACCATCAAGTTTTGTAGAAATTTCAAGTGTTGTATTATATACTTGATTAACATTACACTCTGTAATTGAATTTTGGATTTTTAATGCACTGATAAGTTGTTTTTCATTTAAAAGTTTTGTAAGAGTATCGTTATTATCTGCATAGAATTTTGCTAAATTTGCTGCACTATCTCTTGTTTGCATAATTTTATATTGATGAGCTTCCATATTTAAAGCATAATAAGTTGGTAGAATTCCAATAAGAATAATCATAATAAGACCTATTCCTTTTTGCCCATCATTAGAACCATGTGCAAAACTAACTCCAGCCCCTGTTGCTATGATTCCTGTTCTCATCCAAAAATTAGGTTTCTTTTTTTTATCTCCAGTTGGTGTTTTGAAGAATTTTGGGTTTTTTACAACTTTTCGTGAGAGTTTCATAATCAAAAATGCTAATCCAAATCCCAAAATAGGAGAAACAGCTAATGCAGTTAAAATTCCATAAACAACTTTCCAGTTTAGACTTTGAGAAAAAGTAAATCCATGCATCATTCCAAAAGCTACACTAACTCCTACTAATGAACCTATTAGTGAATGTGAACTAGAAACTGGTAAACCAAAATACCATGTCCCAAAATTCCAAACAAGAGCAGAAATTAATAGTGAAAAAATCATTACTAATGTAGCATTTTGGTCAGAAGATACCATAATATCAAGTGGTAATAAATGTACAATTACATAAGCAACCCCAATTCCACCCAAAATAACACCAAAAAAGTTCATAATTCCAGCCATAATAACAGAGTATCCTGGTTTCATAGAATTAGTATATATAATCATAGCAACAGCATTTGCTGTATCATGAAAACCGTTAATCATTTCATAAAATAATGCGATACCCAATGACAAAAGCAATAAGCCAATTGTAAAGTTATCGATATTATTTAAAGCATCCCACAAAACAGACATTCATACATCCTCAAATAACAAAAATGTGTTTAGCTTTAATTAAAAAGCCAAAAAGTTTGGCATTATACCCTAGTTTAACTTTTGAATCTTTCAGTTCTTGATTTTTGTTTCAACTATAACTAAATCTAAAGCCTATTAACTCTAAAATTGAAGAAAAATAAAAGGATATTTTATGGCATATATTTTACAAGTTGATTTTCCCCATGATAAAATCTTTGGTGAAGAGTTTTCAAAAGCTTTTGTGGATTTAGCAACTGATATATCAAGTGAAGATGGATTATTATGGAAAATCTGGACTGAAAATGAAACTACAAAAGAAGCAGGGGGAATTTATCTTTTTTCAAATGAAGCTGATGCAAAAAGATATTTGACTAAACATACAGCTAGACTTGAAAGTTTTGGATATAAAGATATAAGAGCAAAAATTTTTAGTGTAAATGAACCGTTAAGTTTAATAACAAATGCAGGTTTCTTAAAATAAAAAAGGGCATTTAAGCCCTTTTTTAATCAACCAATAGATTTCTATAAAACTCTCTATATTTAGTATCTTTTTCATCTCTAGCTTTCATTGCAGCTCTTGGATGTTCATTTAATTGACCAGTTAACATATATGGAATACTATATCCCCAGTCAAGTTCTTTTTCAAGTGGAACAATAAATTCTTCAATAAATTTTAATACAGGCATTAGTTTATATTTTGGATTCTTTAAAAATCCAATCAATAATTCAAGTGGACAGTTTCCAGCACCACGTCCAAGACCTGAAATCGTAACATCTAAAAAGCTTGTTCCATAAATCATTGCTTCTAGCGTATTTGCATAAGCTAATTGAAGATTATTATGTGCATGAATTCCTATTTTTTTACCAGCTTTTTGAGCCACTTTTAAATATTTGTCTGTTAATTTTTTGATTTGTTCAGGATAAAAAGAACCAAAACTATCAGCAATATAAATTACATCAACAGGAGTTTTTGCTAATTGTGCTAAAACTTCATCTAACTCATCATCAAATGATTTTGAAATAGCCATAATATTTACAGTTGTTTCATAACCTTTTGCATGAGCATCTTCGATTAATTCGATTGCAGCTGGAATTTGATGAATATATGTTGCGATTCTTATCATATCAACAACACTTTCAGATTTTGGTCTAAGTTCTTCTTTTAAGCTTCTTCCAATATCAGCCATAACAGCAATTTTCATATTTGTATCATTGTTTCCAACAATTCTTCTAATATCTTCTTCTTTACAGAAATTCCAA from Arcobacter suis CECT 7833 encodes:
- a CDS encoding inorganic phosphate transporter, with translation MSVLWDALNNIDNFTIGLLLLSLGIALFYEMINGFHDTANAVAMIIYTNSMKPGYSVIMAGIMNFFGVILGGIGVAYVIVHLLPLDIMVSSDQNATLVMIFSLLISALVWNFGTWYFGLPVSSSHSLIGSLVGVSVAFGMMHGFTFSQSLNWKVVYGILTALAVSPILGFGLAFLIMKLSRKVVKNPKFFKTPTGDKKKKPNFWMRTGIIATGAGVSFAHGSNDGQKGIGLIMIILIGILPTYYALNMEAHQYKIMQTRDSAANLAKFYADNNDTLTKLLNEKQLISALKIQNSITECNVNQVYNTTLEISTKLDGLKSYSELTEDDRWKIHTAVLCSDNFFGQVERAYKSIDKDKSDYIADQRKQMITSTEYVPYWVIIAVALMIGIGTMIGYKRVVHTIGEKIGSKPINHMQGAVSQAMAMVTILLANFAHAPVSTTHIVSSSVAGTMVAEPDGGVQKKTINTILLAWLFTLPVTALMGAGIYVSLSYITKIG
- a CDS encoding monooxygenase; its protein translation is MAYILQVDFPHDKIFGEEFSKAFVDLATDISSEDGLLWKIWTENETTKEAGGIYLFSNEADAKRYLTKHTARLESFGYKDIRAKIFSVNEPLSLITNAGFLK
- a CDS encoding aldolase catalytic domain-containing protein, yielding MIEKKGSILTVREDIKVFDCTIRDGGLVNNYHFSDEFVKAHYETCVAAGVDYMEIGKNVSPTIMSVDEYGPWNFCKEEDIRRIVGNNDTNMKIAVMADIGRSLKEELRPKSESVVDMIRIATYIHQIPAAIELIEDAHAKGYETTVNIMAISKSFDDELDEVLAQLAKTPVDVIYIADSFGSFYPEQIKKLTDKYLKVAQKAGKKIGIHAHNNLQLAYANTLEAMIYGTSFLDVTISGLGRGAGNCPLELLIGFLKNPKYKLMPVLKFIEEFIVPLEKELDWGYSIPYMLTGQLNEHPRAAMKARDEKDTKYREFYRNLLVD